A region of Anopheles merus strain MAF chromosome 2R, AmerM5.1, whole genome shotgun sequence DNA encodes the following proteins:
- the LOC121589885 gene encoding MORN repeat-containing protein 4 homolog, whose protein sequence is MMDSVQTGVVKCGGYRYDDGTRYIGDWNQRGQKHGMGSMMFSDGTRYDGAFSNGVCSGLGVMCFPDGAKYEGEFMQGWFHGHGVFWRADGMKYEGEFRGGRIWGLGLITFSDQSHGFPRNEGFFQDCRLVRKKRCPDVINRAQKVALMARAQCDQGS, encoded by the exons ATGATGGACAGCGTCCAGACGGGTGTGGTCAAATGTGGCGGCTATCGGTATGACGATGGGACGCGCTACATTGGCGATTGGAATCAGCGCGGCCAGAAGCACGGCATGGGCTCGATGATGTTCTCGGACGGCACGCGGTACGACGGAGCATTCAGCAATGGCGTGTGTTCCGGGCTCGGCGTGATG TGTTTTCCCGACGGTGCCAA ATACGAGGGCGAATTCATGCAGGGCTGGTTCCACGGTCACGGCGTGTTCTGGCGGGCGGACGGCATGAAGTACGAGGGCGAGTTTCGCGGCGGACGCATCTGGGGTCTGGGACTGATTACGTTCAGCGACCAGAGCCACGGATTCCCGCGCAACGAAGGCTTCTTCCAGGACTGTCGGCTGGTGCGAAAGAAGCGCTGCCCGGACGTGATCAACCGTGCCCAGAAGGTGGCACTCATGGCACGCGCCCAGTGCGACCAGGGCAGCTAG
- the LOC121588478 gene encoding MMS19 nucleotide excision repair protein homolog, with product MKFPWSHTTIVDMINTDQKVEEKCHQVTTDIIAGKVNVAEFVEELGPALTHTDASVRAKGTTLLSNVLKDLPPDALQANQVELLCTFYIDRSLDHHTVTPMVLAGIEALTHMTNFPDGAAVRLLRALFERVPCQSQKKPERTLYFQMMLNLAERKVDELKAWGVDFVYGVIGAIEGERDPRNLLYLFERMPSFIRTFPMYHLAEEMFETFACYFPIDFHPNPNDPVAITRDALAEHLANCLCATPEMAEFAVPLLMEKLDSSLIMAKLDSLSLLRKCLELLEVAKLEEHHDELWTALKKELLPAGGTSAAEKELVEATFAAVQALAKNASTDEPSAKALLDKTLLSVMGGLTDASSKQFEMSLRVELSCAQGSVYCAVYVIEKLIPMLLAQLNVDGHVETRVANVLVDALQRLCAVCAHWYCIDRLDPALLGQMHKKLIEVVLQEADGSEQKRSALLALAAVPEMVTSENRYVVYSAMVKILLTATEQPSKTIDAAQECLFSFAIRYQQEVKTVVLEKLITHDYAQAETSLVQLVFKTLGKFILYHGYMDKMVTFFLSKIFDPDNERLAIIAMDTLTDVVENGNSSQLGKAELYEQYKLLDRCFECANDNLSSDCLHAMALLIGAVVKQLPVEEQHQLILKRLPALRLQQRADLYLASGLLAYLDQSVPLVDHFENLVTDLSKLALETDDERVRDVCNRLLCSLFNRMPDDEHHRGVLKRLLKMIREELKKHNHQAVVILSWIGKGLIARGHSEAGEIVDDIADLLDHPTLGHIAALAFEILSIEFPQLHLPLLRNLFKQKLFVWVMKKLEQKVEQYAETHLKALAFVLAATPHTVLKMNLSKVGPVLLKCLAQTDDKTILEALTIVLRFTREQDPFVQDHLQTLIPLLLKLSVHQSSMKIRIGALECLLYVCKYPTFLLLPFKQSVLLALQKPLDDRKRLVRNAAVTTRLQWFVVGSAEDTKTDK from the exons TATTGACCGTTCGCTTGACCACCATACCGTGACGCCGATGGTATTGGCGGGCATCGAAGCACTTACGCACATGACCAACTTCCCCGACGGTGCCGCCGTCCGGTTGCTGCGAGCGCTTTTCGAACGAGTGCCCTGCCAAAGCCAGAAAAAGCCGGAACGCACGCTGTACTTCCAGATGATGCTAAATCTCGCCGAGCGAAAGGTGGACGAGCTGAAGGCGTGGGGTGTCGACTTTGTGTACGGTGTTATTGGTGCGATCGAGGGAGAGCGTGACCCGCGCAATCTGCTGTACCTGTTCGAGCGTATGCCCTCCTTCATCCGGACATTCCCGATGTACCATCTTGCGGAGGAAATGTTTGAAACGTTCGCCTGCTACTTCCCGATCGATTTCCACCCGAATCCCAACGACCCGGTAGCGATAACGCGCGATGCGCTGGCCGAACATCTGGCAAACTGTCTGTGCGCAACGCCGGAAATGGCGGAGTTTGCCGTGCCGCTGTTGATGGAAAAACTCGACAGCAGCTTGATCATGGCGAAGCTGGACTCACTCTCTCTGCTGCGCAAGTGTTTGGAGCTGTTGGAGGTGGCAAAACTCGAGGAACATCATGACGAGCTGTGGACGGCGTTGAAGAAAGAGCTCCTTCCGGCTGGTGGCACATCCGCCGCGGAGAAGGAGCTGGTCGAAGCCACATTTGCGGCAGTCCAGGCACTGGCCAAAAATGCTTCCACCGACGAGCCGTCCGCAAAGGCACTGCTCGACAAAACGCTGCTCAGCGTGATGGGCGGTCTGACGGATGCTAGCTCGAAGCAGTTCGAAATGAGCCTGCGCGTGGAACTGAGCTGCGCCCAGGGGAGCGTGTACTGTGCGGTGTACGTGATAGAAAAGCTTATCCCGATGTTGCTCGCACAGCTAAACGTGGACGGACACGTGGAGACGCGTGTAGCGAACGTGCTGGTAGACGCTCTGCAACGGCTGTGTGCCGTTTGTGCCCACTGGTACTGCATAGACCGGCTGGACCCAGCGCTCTTGGGACAGATGCACAAAAAGCTGATAGAGGTTGTGCTGCAGGAAGCCGACGGTAGCGAGCAGAAACGATCCGCCCTGCTGGCACTGGCAGCCGTACCGGAAATGGTAACGAGCGAAAACCGCTACGTGGTGTACAGTGCGATGGTAAAGATTTTGCTAACTGCAACGGAACAACCGAGCAAGACGATCGATGCGGCGCAGGAATGCTTGTTCTCGTTCGCAATTCGCTACCAGCAGGAGGTGAAAACGGTCGTGCTGGAGAAGTTAATCACGCACGATTACGCCCAGGCCGAGACGTCGCTGGTGCAGCTGGTGTTTAAAACGCTCGGCAAATTCATCCTCTACCATGGGTACATGGACAAGATGGTAACATTTTTCCTTTCGAAAATATTCGACCCCGACAACGAGCGGCTCGCCATCATTGCCATGGATACGTTGACCGATGTGGTTGAGAATGGGAATTCGAGTCAGCTGGGCAAGGCCGAGCTGTACGAGCAATACAAACTGCTCGACCGGTGCTTCGAGTGCGCGAACGATAACCTTAGCTCGGATTGTCTGCACGCAATGGCGCTGCTGATCGGTGCCGTCGTCAAACAACTCCCAGTGGAGGAGCAGCACCAGCTGATACTAAAGCGATTGCCAGCGCTGCGACTGCAGCAGCGGGCCGATCTTTATTTAGCGTCCGGTTTGCTCGCCTACCTCGACCAAAGCGTACCGCTGGTGGATCACTTTGAGAATCTGGTCACCGATCTGAGCAAGCTGGCACTCGAAACGGACGACGAGCGGGTGCGGGACGTATGTAATCGGTTGCTGTGCAGCCTATTCAACCGGATGCCGGACGATGAGCATCACCGGGGTGTGCTGAAGCGCCTGCTGAAGATGATCCGCGAGGAGCTGAAGAAACACAACCACCAGGCCGTGGTCATACTGAGCTGGATCGGCAAGGGGCTGATCGCACGCGGTCATTCGGAGGCGGGTGAGATCGTCGACGACATTGCGGATCTGCTCGACCATCCTACGCTCGGCCACATCGCAGCGCTGGCATTCGAGATCCTGTCGATTGAATTTCCCCAGCTCCATCTGCCCCTGCTGCGCAATCTGTTCAAACAAAAGCTGTTCGTGTGGGTCATGAAGAAGCTGGAACAGAAGGTGGAACAGTACGCCGAAACGCACCTGAAAGCGCTAGCATTTGTGCTGGCAGCGACACCGCACACGGTGCTGAAAATGAACCTGTCCAAGGTCGGCCCGGTGCTGCTGAAGTGTCTCGCTCAGACCGACGACAAAACGATACTGGAAGCGTTGACGATCGTGCTGCGCTTCACGCGCGAACAGGACCCATTTGTGCAGGACCATTTGCAGACGCTCATACCGCTGCTGCTTAAGCTGTCCGTTCACCAATCTTCTATG AAAATACGCATCGGTGCGCTCGAGTGTTTGCTGTACGTGTGCAAGTATCCCACGTTTCTGCTGCTTCCCTTCAAGCAGAGTGTCCTGCTGGCGCTCCAAAAACCGTTGGACGATCGGAAGCGCTTGGTAAGAAATGCGGCCGTCACTACGCGGCTCCAGTGGTTTGTCGTCGGTAGTGCGGAGGACACGAAAACGGACAAGTGA